A DNA window from Candidatus Abawacabacteria bacterium contains the following coding sequences:
- a CDS encoding 16S rRNA (uracil(1498)-N(3))-methyltransferase translates to MHRFYLSSLPQIIDQKFTLNSKEHSDLYYQLKNVLRAKLDDSFLFFDQNGQEYLCKIATQEHNTYTLTILAQNSVDRELPYILTLIQALPQKADKWEWILQKGTELGVTKFIPLITARTQRHSLPKSERMDRIIIEAAEQSGRIKIPQVLGISELSALHFQGQQMVLFASLLTKQNLIALLPQKQTAVTEVVVIIGPEGGFTEKEEEKLMAIGAIPFSLGKRVLRLETAAIASLSIVAQIYS, encoded by the coding sequence ATGCATAGATTCTATTTATCATCACTCCCTCAGATCATTGATCAAAAGTTCACTCTCAATAGTAAAGAGCACAGTGATTTATATTATCAGCTCAAAAATGTGCTGCGGGCAAAGCTAGATGATTCCTTTCTTTTCTTTGATCAAAATGGTCAAGAATATCTTTGTAAAATAGCAACACAGGAGCATAACACTTATACGCTAACAATCCTCGCCCAGAATAGTGTCGATAGAGAGCTTCCTTATATTCTTACCCTTATCCAAGCTTTGCCCCAAAAGGCAGACAAATGGGAATGGATTTTACAAAAAGGGACCGAATTGGGTGTCACTAAGTTTATTCCATTGATCACAGCAAGAACGCAACGACATTCCTTACCTAAAAGTGAACGCATGGATAGAATCATCATTGAAGCTGCTGAGCAGTCTGGCAGAATAAAGATTCCCCAAGTTCTCGGCATTAGTGAATTATCAGCCTTGCATTTCCAAGGACAGCAAATGGTGCTATTCGCGAGCTTACTGACAAAACAAAACCTCATAGCATTATTGCCGCAAAAACAAACTGCTGTCACAGAAGTTGTAGTTATTATTGGTCCCGAAGGAGGTTTCACTGAAAAGGAAGAAGAAAAACTCATGGCTATTGGAGCCATCCCCTTCAGTTTAGGGAAACGAGTATTACGTTTAGAGACAGCTGCTATTGCTAGCTTGAGTATAGTTGCACAGATTTATAGCTAA